The proteins below come from a single Etheostoma spectabile isolate EspeVRDwgs_2016 chromosome 4, UIUC_Espe_1.0, whole genome shotgun sequence genomic window:
- the cox6c gene encoding cytochrome c oxidase subunit 6C: MSLAKPVMRGLLGKRLRFHLPIAFALSFVAAIGFKYGVTEPRKQAYADFYKQYDAVKEFTAMKEAGVFESVRPSGE; this comes from the exons ATGTCTTTGGCAAAGCCTGTGATGAGGGGGCTGCTGGGAAAGCGTCTGAGGTTCCACCTGCCCATTGCGTTCGCTCTGTCCTTCGTGGCTGCTATCGGCTTCAAG TACGGTGTGACGGAGCCCAGGAAACAGGCCTACGCTGACTTCTACAAGCAGTACGACGCCGTCAAAGAGTTCACGGCCATGAAGGAAGCCGGCGTCTTCGAGAGCGTGCGGCCCTCGGGGGAGTGA
- the LOC116687947 gene encoding uncharacterized protein LOC116687947, translating to MVRGQPGRRFPCRHTLTGSELLRLSNQSSPAEVQVTCFYLHVSQSPDSDLSSIIIRTLLPPTLTVSPAVINETDSVTLNCLTPSSVSVSLCYFFTLSGGTVRELSCLQTLTGRELLKTAHQSPPAGVQLTCFYTVKVGEKNYPSPHSDTSSISIHRRTVGTTSTTGTSISTFPPSVNPAAAWSTKEDDLAVSKLPQSSPWEDCWYNKYHWNKYLYFPTVSETSSRTQLPVFLHVVEAKLFQTRIVAEAVVLKCVAAAAGCGVTVGVLLLVSATLCSKRRTAGSEEVKRLEPQNENCDTYHMYSIIAEPAASGLKGRVYSTVQPH from the exons ATGGTGAGAGGACAACCTGGCCGACGTTTCCCTTGTCGGCACACGCTGACAGGAAGTGAGCTGCTGAGGCTCTCCAATCAGAGTTCACCTGCTGAGGTTCAAGTGACGTGCTTTTACCTTCACGTGTCTCAGTCTCCGGACAGTGATCTCTCCTCCATCATCATTCGAA CTCTTCTTCCACCGACCCTGACAGTGAGTCCAGCGGTGATCAACGAGACCGACTCAGTCACCCTGAACTGTCTCACTCCTTCatctgtttctgtgtctctgtgttattTCTTCACTCTAAGTGGAGGAACTGTCAGAGAGCTCTCATGTCTGCAGACGCTGACAGGACGTGAGCTGCTGAAGACGGCCCATCAGAGTCCCCCCGCTGGCGTTCAGCTGACGTGTTTCTACACTGTAAAGGTTGGAGAGAAAAATTATCCATCGCCACACAGTGACACATCGTCCATCTCCATACACA GGAGGACTGTTGGTACAACAAGTACCACTGGTACAAGTATCTCTACTTTCCCACCATCAGTGAACCCAGCAGCAG CCTGGTCTACCAAAGAGGATGATTTAGCTGTTAGCAAGCTACCCCAGTCCAGCCCATG GGAGGACTGTTGGTACAACAAGTACCACTGGAACAAGTATCTCTACTTTCCCACCGTCAGTGAAACCAGCAGCAG AACACAGCTTCctgtttttcttcatgttgtggAAGCCAAACTGTTTCAGACTCGTATCGTTGCAGAAGCGGTGGTTCTGAAGTGTGTAGCAGCCGCGGCTGGCTGTGGAGTCACGGTGGGCGTCCTCTTGCTTGTTTCTGCAACCCTCTGCAGCAAAAGAAGAACTG CAGGTTCTGAAGAAGTAAAAAGACTAGAGCCTCAAAACGAGAAT TGTGACACATACCATATGTACTCCATCATCGCTGAGCCAGCTGCCTCAGGCCTGAAGGGTAGGGTGTACAGCACGGTGCAGCCACACTGA